In Lotus japonicus ecotype B-129 chromosome 5, LjGifu_v1.2, one genomic interval encodes:
- the LOC130716760 gene encoding probable pectinesterase/pectinesterase inhibitor 47: protein MSPPTLSFSLFFLFLFLFAPSLLAQSPSSNSSSPSSASACKSTLYPKLCRSILSAIRSSPSDPYNFGKFSIKQSLKQARKLSKVFDDFLKRHQSSSSSSLNRAEIAALGDCSDLNHLNVDYLSSVSEELKSSTANATDLELVEKIESYLSAVSTNQYTCYDGLVVTKSGIANALAVPLKDVTQLYSISLGLVTQALDKNLKRSKTRKHGLPTKVFKVRQPLEKLIKLLRTKYSCKKSFNCTRTERILKESENQGVLLNDFVIVSPYNGTDNYTSIGDAIAAAPNHTKPQDGYFLIYVREGYYEEYVIVPKEKKNILLVGDGINKTIITGNHSVIDGWTTFNSSTFAVSGERFTAVDVTFRNTAGPAKHQAVAVRNNADLSTFYRCSFEGYQDTLYVHSLRQFYRECDIYGTVDFIFGNAAVVFQNCNIYARKPLPFQKNAVTAQGRTDPNQNTGISIQNCTIDAAPDLAAELNSTLSYLGRPWKVYSRTVYLQSYIGDLIHPSGWLEWNGTVGLDTLFYGEFNNYGPGSKTSNRVQWPGYSLLNATQAWNFTVLNFTLGNTWLPDTDIPYAEGLQN, encoded by the exons atgtcACCCCCAACACtttccttttctctcttcttcctcttcctcttcctatTTGCACCATCACTCCTAGCTCAATCTccatcttctaattcttcttctccttcttctgccTCTGCCTGCAAATCCACATTGTATCCAAAACTATGCCGATCAATCCTCTCAGCAATCCGTTCCTCACCCTCTGATCCATACAATTTCGGCAAATTCTCCATCAAACAAAGCCTCAAACAAGCCAGAAAACTATCCAAAGTCTTCGATGACTTCCTCAAACGCCaccaatcttcttcttcttcatctctcaaCCGCGCAGAGATCGCTGCACTTGGCGACTGCAGTGACCTGAACCATCTCAACGTGGACTACTTGAGCTCCGTCTCCGAGGAGCTCAAATCATCAACAGCTAATGCAACAGACTTAGAGCTTGTTGAGAAGATTGAGAGCTATTTAAGCGCGGTGTCGACGAACCAGTACACTTGCTATGATGGTTTGGTGGTGACCAAGAGCGGCATTGCCAATGCTCTTGCTGTTCCATTGAAGGATGTGACGCAGTTGTATAGTATTTCACTTGGGTTGGTCACTCAGGCACTTGATAAAAATCTGAAGAGGAGCAAGACCAGGAAACATGGGCTTCCTACTAAGGTGTTTAAGGTCAGGCAGCCACTTGAGAAGCTTATCAAG CTTCTTCGCACAAAGTACAGTTGCAAGAAATCATTCAATTGCACTAGAACTGAAAGGATTCTGAAAGAAAGTGAAAACCAAGGAGTTCTATTAAACGACTTTGTGATTGTGAGTCCCTATAATGGGACAGACAACTACACTTCTATTGGAGATGCTATTGCTGCTGCACCAAATCACACTAAGCCACAAGATGGATATTTCCTTATCTATGTCAGAGAAGGATACTATGAGGAATATGTAATTGTTcccaaagaaaagaagaatattCTGCTAGTTGGAGATGGTATTAACAAGACTATAATCACAGGGAACCATAGTGTCATAGATGGATGGACAACTTTCAATTCTTCCACCTTTG CTGTTTCTGGAGAAAGATTTACAGCAGTGGATGTAACATTCAGAAACACAGCAGGTCCTGCAAAACACCAAGCAGTAGCAGTGAGGAACAACGCCGACCTGTCCACTTTCTACCGTTGCAGCTTCGAAGGGTATCAAGACACACTCTATGTCCACTCTCTGAGGCAATTCTACAGAGAATGTGATATCTATGGCACTGTGGACTTCATTTTTGGCAATGCTGCAGTGGTCTTCCAGAACTGCAACATCTACGCCAGAAAACCGCTGCCATTCCAGAAGAATGCTGTCACAGCACAAGGCAGAACCGATCCGAATCAGAACACTGGAATTTCAATCCAAAACTGCACAATTGATGCTGCACCAGACTTGGCTGCAGAGTTGAATTCCACCTTGAGTTACTTAGGAAGGCCATGGAAGGTTTATTCAAGGACTGTTTATCTTCAGTCATATATTGGAGATCTAATTCATCCTTCTGGGTGGTTAGAGTGGAATGGCACAGTTGGGTTGGACACCCTCTTTTATGGAGAGTTCAACAACTATGGACCTGGTTCAAAGACTAGCAATAGGGTACAATGGCCAGGTTACTCTCTGTTGAATGCTACTCAAGCTTGGAACTTCACAGTGCTTAATTTTACTTTGGGAAATACATGGCTTCCTGATACAGATATACCCTATGCTGAAGGATTACAAAATTAG